From the genome of Cydia fagiglandana chromosome 27, ilCydFagi1.1, whole genome shotgun sequence:
ctgtctgtatgttacctcttcacgcttaaacagcTCAGCGGATTTGGTTTAAATTTGGCAGAGATTAGTttaagtcccggggaaggacataggatagtttttgtcagaagtcatccctaaagaggatgaaaaggggggtggaaatgagaaaattaatgaaGTGCCTGTCAATTGGTGTAAACAATTAAGTATACTATGCTCGAATTGCTATTAGATTTTATCCAGGCGCTGTACTTACTCTAGCTGCTggtactaattccacgcagacgaagtcgcaggcaaaagctatatacttatatatagcCCTCCTCGCTGTGTCCGACGATGGCGACTCCtctaaatgtttttaattaggAACATGGAACGCTCTAATATGACTTGCGAAGCCAAACTTGGTTTTGAAGATGCATGGTGCGCAATGGAGCTGGCCGGCTGAGTTGTAGGACTTCAGTCGCGTCTTACGGAGATGGCGCTTAGCATCTATAACTATTTGTCTCCAACTCACGTTACAATAGCCATGTGCATCGCCAAGCTCCCCTCTAGCCCGTAAAGCGGCCGCCATTTGCAGCAGGGCTATTCTGTGGTGTCTGGTGTTGAGACCAGTCTCACCTACCTTACCAGCCTTCCGTGTCTACCTCCTGCTTTAACTAGTTGGTCTATTTGTCTCCAACTCACGTTACAATAGTCATGGGCATCGCCAAGCTCCCCTCTAGCCCGTAAAGCGGCCGCCATTTGCAGCAGCGCTATTCTGTGGTGTCTGGTGTTGAGGtcggcggcccgcgggccgcggcCCAGGTCGCACGCGCGCGCCGCGCACGCCACCGCGCGCTCCGCGTCGCGCAGACGACGCCACAGCTCGGATAGACCGACGTACACCTGGTAACACATATTAGTAGCAGTactaccataagggcacacggggcccgtgcccagggcccccatcctcggggggccccgaaggacagacagtaatcGTGCAGAGATATTTCGAGTCTATTGAGTGAGCGTGTTGTCGccttcttaaatacctacaaatgtattattaatattttcaccacaccagctcggaaaggcttactttgcacttcaaaaactgatagcaaagttgcattttattcacatgtgaggcaaagtaatcaaatgcaaattttaagtggttttcttatgtttgatggtagaattgacttttaaatgatgattttggatgataaatatttaataacattcatttggatttgatttggtttgattttgtttgacattttacatttaatgtttgcttcgggttggtgtggtgaaaaattttgtgtttcactcgggggcaaattttgtttaaccctcgtgctttgaaaccctcgcaacgctcaagattcaatttttcgaaccactcgctacgctcgtggttcaattttggaatctttcgcttgctcgggtatcaatattagcacgagcggttaaacaacaactttgccctcttGTAATGTACTTTACTTATGTAATGTACTTTAATAGTCCTCATTTTGTTACTTGTTAATTAGTATCTTTGTTACTTtcattttatctttattagatATAATTTGTGTTGGCTTTGTTCACATATGTGCTTGCGATAGTGCGTAACCTTAGAATAAGTAGTACCTGTTAGTTTAGTATTATGTtactacctgtgagttcctataattggctttctgtatccactataatttctatggtattgtcatagctgttgattctccaaaaaaatatatatatattattcataataaatagaagatcatggtagaaaaatgttagtttaatttgctttctttactttccaaatgGGCCTAAAATTCtaatgtgcccaagggcccgaacatagtttaagacggccctgattAGTAGaaccaaaaaataataaaaaccgaccaagtgcgagtcggacttgcgcacgcaGCAGGATACGCAGCCAGCGGTGGCAATATGAAGTCtaaactagagatgccacgaatattcggcaactattcggtattcggcctattcggccactttgccgaatattcggtattcggctgaATGCAGAATATCTGttacacctacctaaaaagaaaaatttcacaaaaaaataaccaaaaacctaaaatgtattcttggaaagtatgtatgtatgtatgtatgtataaactctttattgtacaaaacacaaaacacaaatttatggcacaggataggcagtacaaaggcgaacttatccctttaagggatttcttccagttaacctttgagtagatgagaaagtggttaaataagaaggctagtttttgagcatttgttgattccaaaatattttattttttatcatgggtctgatttgattgactctaactacattcattaattctgttcaacataaacatatatagcaaacgttgtgctttgttggcgaacagttttcgtaataattgtgacacaaaatgttcgcatgttatgccgaatattcggtcgccgaatattcggtattcggccgagggagggggccgaatattcggtattcggtattcggccaaattcactattcggggcatctctagtctAAACTCTAACCTGTAATAGTAAAGTGTTGTCGCCCTGCGCCTGAGCAACTCCCAGCGCCTTCTGGAAGCCATCCATGGCCTTGGAGAAGGCGCCGAGTTCCAAGCTGACGGCCGCGACGGTGAGATGAACGCAGCCAGCGGTGGAGCCTCCCCCGCAGTCGTTGTACAACGCATGGCGGGCATATGATAGAGCTCtggaaatttaattaaaactggCTTTTGTCAATGCATTACACATGACTGTGTCGTTCACGAGTGAGTGGTTTAAATATTGAGATTATATCTATGGACTGGGaataagaatggggcatgaATGCGGCCAGTACAGCGGAGTGACATAGCTACAAcgtgattggttgatgagttcgcatcacgcgcgcgattggtcgcaactagttgcgttagactgatGGACTATTGGCTCGAATTTGTGAGTGACACCACGCCATTTTTAGTGCCTGTAAAGCCCGTCCTTATAATACGTACGTATATAATACGTCAGCGGGTTAAAATGAACTGCATCATTTGACTGAACTCATCACTCTTCAACTCATTGCAGATTCAACTCGCTCATTTCGCTCAGTAACTTATCTAGTATCTCAGAGTTGCTTGCTCGCTCTATTCCATTTCCACTCATGATTCCAATGCGAGACGATGTGAATAGGTTTCGGAGCGGTTCTAAAGAATTCGGAGGGTGTCGTGAAAACATGGCGGGATCGTATCGCGCGATTCTCCATCTTGGTCGCACTTATGGCTGTGTGTATCTGGTTAATTGACATCTATCTTGCTCTCTACTCACACGTGAACGATATAGCTTACAGATCCACCGAGTGAAATAAGCGAAATGAGTAATACATATCACCGCGAGTGAGAGATATGAATCAAATCTTTTCAACTCAGTGAAGCGTTTTGCACATCTTTAATGTGCATCGTCTGAACTGAtgattatgacaaacaatattagggaatgcaaagataggagaaaagactttatGGATTCATATATAGATCTCTCATTCTTATATCATACCAGCATGAGGTGAGGCAATGTTATCGTAATATGGTACCTGTCCAGTCCACCCAAGGTCTGATGTGCCCTGGCCAGATTGAGGTAGGCTTCAGCGCGCATCGGGGCGGAATCCAGCTCCTCCGATATCCCGAGCTGGCGGTTTGCAAATTCCAGGGATTCCCTGtaaaaatccatactaatattattaaaGGCAATCACGTGTGTAGGAATTGTAGGTAcgaaatgtcatttgatatttaccactcgcttttcggtgaaggaaaacatcgtgaagaaactggactaatcccaataaggcctagttttcccctctgagttggaaggccacacggcagtcgctttcgtaaatatAGTGCTGTCTACGTcaattcctgggattagttgtcaagcggaccccaggctcccatgagccgtggcaaaatgccgggataacgcaaggaagaacaagattataaaagaaggctgtctatctgttacctcttccgcttaaaccgctgaaccgatttagttgaaatttggtatagagatagtttgaatcCCAGGGAAGGCCATAGGATAGTATTTATGTCGGAAATTTTCCCtaaagagagtgcaaaggggggtggaattgaaatgcctaataattgaagtaagcaatggcgaattgaatgattgctattagcattatccaggcgctatacctattTTAGCTGCTTTCACTAATTCcgcgcagacgaagtcgcgggcaaaagctagcgTTTAATATCCTCAAATACAACATGATTACAAACAAGGAGATGTTAAtcctttgaacgccacgcctatGGTTAATGAACCTTGTCGACTCCTTGCATTCGCAAATATTACTGCTGCGATTATGATCCTCAGAAGTGGACTATAATAACCTTACCTGTACTTTCCAAAGTCATTGTACGCCTGGTACAGGTGGCCAAGCAGAGCGAAGCGGTCACTCCTGTGCCGGACCCCTCTAAGCGCCGATAGCCACACTTTCACTGCCAGTTGCTGCTCATTCTGCCCGTACAGGCGCACGCCCCGCTCGATCTAAATGAAAGttgaatattataattttagtagATCAGTATTAAATACTTAGAGTTAGactaaaaaaagtctgcagcgattttgatagcccacgcaattcACGTGTTagtttaaatgtcaaacttctatgaaattatgacgtataaataacaattgcactgcgtgggctataaaaatcgctgcagactttttttggatTAACTTCAGATAACAGTGCAGCTGGACTTATACATTAAGTACTAAAAATAATCGGTTTGCATTGTAGTGCATTAGCATTCAGTTCTTAAATTGGTACATTTGTCACCGTTAGGTTAGATGTAGTTAGTTGAACCTAAGAGTACAGTGAGTACGCCCCATAGACTAGAAATCCTCTAGAcgtagtttagagcaattatttcatgcaaccgatgctgccaaaaatgcgggggtacGCGGgtcgaggtgagcgaagtcccgtgccgtgattggtccgttcaaacgacgaacgagttcacggacgtcacacaaagacactttcgactcgaacatggagtaaaattaccgtatgcgtggcagcgggggtagcgcgactatgctcagtctagaggatatTTTGTCTGTGGTACGCCCTACGATAGCCCTGCGATAGCAGGGGGGCAACGGAAACCCCAGTGTGCTAAATTGTAACAATCTACTTCTTGGTACTTCCTCTTTATCACCGTTAGGTTGGATGTAGTTAATCACACCTGAGAGTTCAGTGACCTCACCTTCCTCCTAGCGAGGTATTGATCGATGCGCATACGGCACCCTCGGAAGCAGTCAAGCAGCCCCGCAGTAGCAGGCGGGCGGTGCGCGGGGCCGAAACGGGAGCCCCAGCGCAGCGCGCCATTCCGCTCCCCGCAGTCCTCAGCGAACGAGTGTAGCTCTACGAAATGGATGTTAGTTAGGACGTGATTTGATAGATGGCGCTGCAAGTAGTTTTGATCGACTGATTTGAAATTGGAAGGGAATGTATGCTCTTTGGAAGTGGTGATCAAACTAGGGGTTTGtgcaaatatttatattataagcatttttttattattattaacctaTCGGCGATTGGCTGTAGTtacacctgatggaaagtgaagacagagcctaagatggaGCTCACCAGTTCAGTAATTTTAACCTATTCACTCTAGCTTTAAAGAGATAGCTTTAGAGATAGATGATATATTTACATGGTTTTAGAATTAGGTACGAAACCGCGGTATTATGTGGTGAAATAAGATTGAGGGGGGCAATCATTGGATAGCCGATATTAATAtaatgtaccgtaaaacggggtaaGTAGGTTTCGctgggagaggtgggttatgaatggggagagaaggtttgaggcTTGAGaaaattttaaggctactgctacaaaaataatgtattccaatttaaaatggagctatacttagtaatacgcataataaaaaaaatcgatccaacaatcttccaaaatcacctatgtatgaaaaaccctttcaccccaaatacgaagcactacggggtgaggcgggttttcctctttatcgtcaaagttatgaaatggaactacccaaaataaaatacaaactaaaatgcaaacgtccgaaccacttattatatacaccattcagttttcacatgtaaaaataaaattttatcgaggtttggaagtcaaatttcacccaactcaccccattttacggtactataGTATATAATGTATGTAATAGTTTCTTACCTGTCTGGTCGGGCAAATCTGGCAAGCCTTGAAGTTAACAGACATATCAGACATGCAGACAGACAAGCGATGATTCAAACTGATGTATGAGAAGATTACTCTTTTAAGCTAATACACTTATACACTAACACTcagcaaaattaaaaaagttgttatagttggtcaagcagatcttgtcagtagaaaaaggcggcaaatttgaaaaatttaggcgcgaagggatatcgtctcacagaaaatttgaatttcgcgcctttttctactgacaagatttgcttgaccatctatatattttTGGCAATTGTTAAAATGAGCgtttccgcgatcgagtttttcactagatgacagcaccgtggcgagaggtctagctgtcataatccaccaatcatgtttaaccatgttttttttattggtggattttgacagcagctgtcaaaagacctctcgtcacggtgctgccatctagtgaaaatctcgatcgcggaaaccctaaTTGTTTTGTCTTTTAAACACCCTTTACCTTAAGGATGGAGATTTGGCTAAGAAACGTACATTTTGCTGAGTGTACTGTGCTTAGTACTGTATATAGTCCTTCCAGTCtttggtttttgttttttactatataggtacattgcatggtgtttttttaaaagaaataatttaCTATGTGAATATTTTAGTGAGCAATATCTTCTTAGTTGGGTTATCCCGGCATTGTTGTTGCCACGGCTGATgggagcctggagtccgcttgaTAACTCCCAAGTATTgaagtaggcactagtttttacgaaagcgactgccaacCTTCCAAACCAGAGGGGATACCTACTTGCAATTGAGCAATATAAAGTAAAAAGtataataatagtattatgaaactacacaacgggacttaatcgcgtatttatttcataatgttaaataattaaagtttaaatcagtataataataatagttcagTACCTAGGTATGATTTATACATATTCACATCATAAATTATTTCAGATCATTCAAAAAACagtatgtatgtaagtaatgaaataaatatgatttttctGAAGAAAACTAATGACCGCACACCAAGAAATTTAGTCttaaaagtacctaataatatttttaaagttatttatatataccgaaatagtagtagtagtacctagtagtagtagtaatcactttattgtacacaacacaggtttacaaaaataaattacagtaatggaagtacaaaggcgaacttatccctataagggatctctaaaaataaataggtaaataggtatttactgtaatattatttattataaataaggtaGATACATTTTCATTATACTTAAGTATTAACAATACTGATATGCTAGCAAACAAAagagcatttttttaaattaatgtatgTAAAAGGAAAAAATCTTAGTTCAAGTCCTAAAtgcttttagggttccatactcAAAGGCTAAAAACGGAActatattactaagactccgctgtccgtccgtctgtctgactTTCACCAGGCAGTATCTTATAAACTGTgaaagctagacagttgaatttttcacagattttatatatttctgtttccgttataacaaatactaaaaacagaaggacgtaaatatttaggtaagtagggctcccatacaacaaacgtgatttttttgccgttttttgcgtaggtaacatttttacaaaattttctTTGGACACTATTACTTTTAATCCAACTTCAGAATGGTCATTTCAATTGGACGATTTTCCATTCGTACCTAATGAcagtacctaaacctaatggtacagaactcttcgtgcgcgagtccgactcgcttagccagtttttagggttccgtacccaaagggtaaaacgggaccctattactaagacttcgctgtccgtccgtccgtccgtccgtccgtccgtccgtccgtccgtccgtccgtccgtccgtctgtcaccaggctgtatctcacgaaccgtgatagctagacagttgaaattttcacagatgatgtatttctgttgccgctataacaacaaatactaaaaacataataaaataaagatttaaatggggctcccatacaacaaacgtgatttttgaccaaagttaagcaacgtcgggaggggtcagtacttggatgggtgaccgttttctttttgcttttttttgcttttttttttttgcattatggtacggaacccttcgtgcgcgagtccgactcgcacttgcccggttttttttaggtAGTCGCTGAAGCAGCGTACATAGTTAGTACCTAAATGAATAAACCATGTTCGCAGGAGTATGGTAGGGTATGCTAGGGTAAGATGTTACCTGGCGGCTCATCGAGGTGATGTGAGGGGTCCGGGGAGCTCAGCAGCCGCGTTGCCGACAGCTGATGGGCTGGTACCCCGCTGAAACGATTAttgataacatttaaaaaaaaaacaatattacaGCTAGCCGATGCTCTgtaatatggggcattatctatgaaaagggaccttattgtcgatggcgcttacgccattattaacgatgctccgatataaatacaatgccgcgcgacgctgtgcggcgtaagcgccatcgacaataaggtcccttttcatagataacgtcacatattaaaatattgtacTAAAAA
Proteins encoded in this window:
- the LOC134677985 gene encoding 43 kDa receptor-associated protein of the synapse homolog; the encoded protein is MSWDSIESRDFLGGVPAHQLSATRLLSSPDPSHHLDEPPELHSFAEDCGERNGALRWGSRFGPAHRPPATAGLLDCFRGCRMRIDQYLARRKIERGVRLYGQNEQQLAVKVWLSALRGVRHRSDRFALLGHLYQAYNDFGKYRESLEFANRQLGISEELDSAPMRAEAYLNLARAHQTLGGLDRALSYARHALYNDCGGGSTAGCVHLTVAAVSLELGAFSKAMDGFQKALGVAQAQGDNTLLLQVYVGLSELWRRLRDAERAVACAARACDLGRGPRAADLNTRHHRIALLQMAAALRARGELGDAHDYCNEALRLAAVAGDQGSYARAVRIAGDVYRRKCDIGKALRHYEVAMGAGQALGDRLAQMEAMDGAARCLEALRKQGRICNCRPLEFNTRLLEVATSVGAKMLVRRVRLRLSEIYTALGDNNAAARLKRAAAAWVAPACARCREPLATQPEPLASLPCAHIVHQACMPESWSRRSVRGAQPECAECASPARAPRVPPPPAPPAPRDLPDQVW